From bacterium, one genomic window encodes:
- a CDS encoding sigma-54-dependent Fis family transcriptional regulator produces the protein MAIKERLGRILIVDDEESMQEFLDIMLTREGYEIQTVGSFRGAINLLAESKYDLIISDIKMPGGSGLELLKKAHSMNSNIPVIMITAYASLQTAVEALREGAFDYITKPFEVSQIKYAISRAFENKKLRDENRLLKQKLRASGGAIDDFIAVSKAGCELKELVKKIAPTDSSVLITGESGTGKEVIAKAIHSLSSRKNGPFKAINCGAIPEQLLESELFGHRKGSFTGAIKDKMGLIEAANNGTFLLDEVGTTSPAIQVKLLRALEEREITAVGATSPTVIDVRLIAATNSNIKTMVADGSFREDLYYRLNVFHVHIPPLRERREDILPIANQILKKIAIRTEELPKTFSEKSAELIERAPWKGNVRELENALERAILMADKSEIQPKHLPDSAKEATPHETTSPFITIPDEYLPTMETVEKAYIFWVLMSHEWKKAKAAEMLGIDVSTLYRKIEKYDLKDLESE, from the coding sequence ATGGCTATTAAAGAACGATTAGGTAGAATTCTTATCGTCGATGACGAGGAATCAATGCAGGAATTCCTCGATATTATGCTCACGCGCGAGGGTTACGAAATTCAAACTGTGGGTAGTTTTCGCGGCGCGATCAACCTACTTGCTGAATCCAAATACGATCTTATCATTTCTGATATCAAGATGCCTGGAGGCTCCGGTCTCGAGCTTCTTAAAAAAGCCCACTCGATGAACTCGAATATCCCGGTTATCATGATTACGGCTTATGCCAGCCTTCAAACGGCTGTGGAGGCCTTAAGAGAAGGTGCTTTCGATTATATTACTAAACCATTCGAGGTTAGCCAGATAAAATACGCCATTTCGCGCGCATTCGAGAATAAGAAACTTCGTGACGAAAACCGTTTATTGAAACAGAAACTCCGCGCTTCCGGCGGTGCTATCGATGATTTCATCGCAGTGTCAAAGGCTGGTTGTGAGTTAAAAGAACTGGTGAAAAAAATAGCCCCAACGGACAGTTCTGTTTTGATCACCGGAGAATCAGGCACCGGTAAAGAGGTAATAGCAAAGGCTATCCACTCACTTTCATCCAGAAAGAACGGTCCTTTCAAAGCAATTAACTGCGGCGCAATTCCCGAGCAACTTCTGGAGAGTGAGCTTTTCGGCCATCGGAAAGGTTCGTTCACCGGCGCAATCAAGGACAAAATGGGCCTTATCGAGGCCGCCAACAACGGCACTTTCCTTCTCGATGAAGTGGGAACTACATCACCAGCTATTCAGGTTAAACTACTTCGCGCATTAGAAGAGCGCGAGATAACTGCTGTCGGGGCAACATCGCCTACTGTAATCGATGTCCGCCTTATAGCCGCAACAAACTCTAATATCAAGACTATGGTCGCCGACGGCTCTTTCAGAGAAGACCTATATTACCGACTTAACGTGTTTCACGTGCATATTCCTCCGCTACGGGAGAGGCGCGAGGACATACTCCCCATCGCCAATCAAATATTGAAAAAAATTGCTATTCGCACCGAAGAACTCCCAAAGACCTTTTCAGAAAAATCGGCCGAACTAATCGAAAGAGCCCCATGGAAGGGCAATGTCCGTGAACTGGAGAACGCCCTCGAACGCGCAATCCTCATGGCCGATAAAAGCGAGATACAACCCAAACATCTTCCGGATTCGGCCAAAGAGGCGACGCCACATGAAACCACATCGCCATTTATTACAATCCCTGACGAGTATCTTCCCACAATGGAAACTGTCGAAAAAGCCTATATTTTTTGGGTTCTAATGTCTCATGAATGGAAGAAAGCCAAAGCTGCAGAGATGCTCGGAATAGATGTTAGCACTCTATACCGAAAAATAGAAAAATACGACTTGAAAGACTTGGAATCGGAATAA
- a CDS encoding PD40 domain-containing protein, producing MTFKHAYITTLILLSFVGSIFCESFGRNKVQYDTGEWYYFEEQHFTLYFENGFENLAIIAADILEEAYDIISDDLGHGVEKPVPVILYASPGDFQQTNITMSILGEGTGGFTESFKTRVVLPFNGSYEDFRHVLIHEMAHGIVFDKLLGRGPVNQLAANRIFEMPLWLAEGISEWESICWDVESDMYLRDAILNDYVVPLNYLSGFLAYKEGASVVNYIARRYGRRKVGEILGKGQVHITADAALKSAIGKDQKKLYEDWLETKKTEYFPEYGFRKRPKDIASRVTDHEKEHSYYNVMPAFSPDGHTVAFLSDKDDYVGLYTIDIITEERHKIASSQRKGSSESFHPFRSRPGWSSDGNYLAFSRKHGDNDELVIYSSEDWKIIKTLSWQDFREISSPVFIPGDSAIAFSALVSDRSDIFIAKFDGSTPLAITADKYDDRMPSISPDGKRIAFSSDRPIEKSIESLKEEQGQMSSQPKPEEFPYGAYNIWIYNLDDASFMALTTDGFGNDHPAYSPNGEFIAYTSERNGIRNLWMAELGDSVVHRPYSDLLSGAFSPSWDTDSRRIVFSAYFDGGFDVYYLEHPIALDSLVNTPFISGRDSICACNIDDEPSSPLPIFNGDLRRYEFTGLDYEEQSKDSLSREVQGYTPQFSLDLISGVVGYDTYYGFVGQTYLSFSDLLGNQRITFIVDLLDDIENSTIYANYSYLARRTDLGATLFHYRDYFWDNNDRIFSDRVIGGGFYAHYPLSQFDRLECSIEGIQVIRNFIGVPQGEELPENEKPFDIKLSLGAVRDNSLWGNTGPLTGSRMKVSFELMPGIDNSAMDYYAGRMDLRKYTHFGQGYSFAIRLATGAARGERTPRYWLGGTESWLNWRTTNNDIYSVRDIYYSRMLLPLRGFNYFAYSGQTYLLANLELRYPFIQYLKLGMPPITIGGINGVFFTDIGTITGTDLSEFRGWRDSHFEDIKIGMGFGARAWIWWLLFNYDIAWQYDLSEFSAKPYHHISLGGEF from the coding sequence ATGACCTTTAAACACGCATACATAACTACTTTGATCCTGCTGTCTTTTGTCGGTTCAATTTTTTGCGAAAGCTTCGGCAGAAATAAGGTGCAATATGACACCGGGGAGTGGTATTATTTCGAGGAGCAGCATTTCACGCTTTATTTTGAGAATGGTTTCGAGAATCTCGCGATTATCGCAGCCGACATTCTCGAAGAGGCCTACGATATAATCAGCGATGATTTAGGCCACGGAGTTGAAAAACCGGTGCCGGTGATATTATACGCCTCACCCGGGGATTTCCAACAAACGAATATTACAATGTCGATTCTCGGCGAAGGCACCGGTGGTTTCACCGAGTCATTTAAGACACGCGTTGTTTTGCCATTCAATGGAAGCTATGAGGATTTTCGACATGTCCTTATCCATGAGATGGCGCACGGGATCGTTTTCGATAAACTTCTCGGGCGCGGCCCGGTCAATCAGCTTGCAGCTAATCGTATATTCGAGATGCCGCTCTGGCTTGCCGAAGGTATAAGTGAATGGGAATCGATATGTTGGGATGTCGAAAGCGATATGTATCTCCGTGACGCAATCCTTAACGATTATGTTGTTCCACTCAATTACTTATCGGGTTTTCTTGCCTATAAAGAGGGTGCGAGCGTTGTGAATTATATTGCGCGTCGCTATGGACGGCGCAAAGTCGGAGAGATACTCGGCAAAGGACAGGTGCATATAACCGCCGATGCCGCCCTAAAATCCGCCATCGGTAAAGACCAGAAAAAACTATATGAAGATTGGCTCGAAACCAAAAAGACTGAGTATTTCCCTGAATACGGCTTCCGTAAGCGCCCTAAGGACATAGCATCGCGCGTTACAGACCATGAAAAGGAGCACTCATATTACAATGTCATGCCAGCCTTCTCGCCCGATGGCCACACCGTGGCCTTTCTCTCGGATAAAGACGACTATGTTGGTCTTTACACAATCGATATTATTACGGAGGAAAGGCATAAGATAGCAAGCAGTCAGCGCAAAGGTTCTTCCGAAAGTTTCCACCCCTTTAGAAGCCGCCCGGGCTGGTCGAGCGACGGCAATTACCTCGCTTTTTCTCGTAAACATGGAGATAATGACGAACTTGTTATATACAGTAGCGAGGATTGGAAGATCATTAAAACTCTCAGCTGGCAAGATTTTCGGGAGATTTCCTCGCCCGTTTTCATTCCCGGCGATAGCGCTATAGCGTTTTCGGCGCTCGTTAGTGACAGGTCGGATATTTTTATCGCAAAATTCGATGGCTCAACACCCTTAGCAATTACGGCCGATAAATATGACGACAGAATGCCCTCGATTTCTCCGGATGGCAAACGTATTGCCTTCTCCAGCGACAGACCAATTGAAAAAAGTATCGAATCACTAAAAGAAGAACAAGGGCAAATGTCTTCGCAACCGAAACCTGAAGAATTCCCTTATGGTGCATATAACATCTGGATTTACAATCTAGACGATGCGTCCTTCATGGCGCTTACCACTGATGGATTCGGTAACGATCACCCAGCATACTCTCCAAATGGCGAATTTATTGCATATACCAGCGAACGGAATGGCATTCGCAATCTCTGGATGGCGGAACTTGGGGATAGTGTAGTGCATCGACCTTATTCTGACTTACTTTCCGGCGCATTTTCGCCGAGTTGGGATACAGATAGCCGCAGGATAGTTTTCTCGGCTTACTTCGATGGCGGCTTTGATGTTTATTATCTTGAGCACCCCATTGCTCTTGATTCACTTGTGAATACGCCTTTCATCTCGGGTCGCGATAGCATTTGTGCCTGCAACATCGACGATGAACCTTCGTCACCACTTCCCATATTTAACGGCGATCTCAGGCGCTATGAATTCACTGGTTTAGACTATGAAGAACAAAGTAAAGACAGCCTCTCGCGCGAAGTTCAGGGCTATACTCCACAGTTTTCCTTAGACCTTATTTCAGGCGTGGTGGGCTATGATACTTACTATGGTTTTGTCGGGCAAACCTACTTAAGTTTCAGCGATCTCCTTGGCAACCAACGAATTACTTTTATTGTTGACTTACTCGACGATATCGAGAACTCGACGATTTACGCTAATTATTCATACCTCGCCCGAAGGACAGATTTAGGTGCGACGCTTTTTCATTACCGTGATTATTTTTGGGACAACAATGACCGTATTTTCTCTGACCGTGTTATAGGTGGTGGGTTTTACGCGCATTATCCCCTTAGCCAATTCGATCGATTGGAATGCTCTATCGAGGGCATCCAAGTCATTCGTAACTTCATCGGTGTTCCACAAGGCGAAGAACTTCCCGAGAACGAAAAACCCTTCGATATTAAGCTATCTCTAGGTGCTGTGAGAGATAATTCGCTTTGGGGAAACACCGGTCCACTTACGGGTTCGAGAATGAAGGTATCCTTCGAGCTTATGCCCGGAATAGATAACAGCGCAATGGATTATTACGCCGGCAGAATGGATTTACGAAAATATACTCATTTCGGGCAAGGATATTCTTTTGCAATAAGGTTAGCTACAGGTGCAGCTCGAGGCGAGCGCACACCTCGTTATTGGTTAGGGGGAACCGAATCCTGGCTCAATTGGCGAACCACTAATAATGATATCTATTCCGTTAGAGATATCTACTACTCGCGTATGCTTTTACCACTCAGGGGATTTAATTACTTCGCATATTCGGGACAGACATATCTTCTAGCAAATCTCGAATTAAGGTATCCTTTTATTCAATATTTAAAATTAGGCATGCCACCGATAACCATCGGCGGGATAAACGGCGTATTCTTCACAGACATCGGCACCATCACGGGAACAGATTTGTCAGAGTTTCGCGGGTGGCGTGATAGCCATTTCGAAGACATCAAGATCGGCATGGGCTTCGGAGCACGTGCTTGGATTTGGTGGTTGCTTTTTAACTACGATATTGCCTGGCAATACGATTTAAGCGAATTTTCGGCAAAACCCTATCATCATATAAGCCTCGGAGGAGAGTTTTAG